The following coding sequences are from one Paenibacillus sp. JDR-2 window:
- a CDS encoding sensor histidine kinase: MSYKSLKFLILWIPTIVVGLWEYVRHVFLLPYISMELGNFLAPALVFLFTLTLLRGLFGKLEQTQEALQRERVSKASFQQREQLARELHDGISQSLFLLSVKLDKLEHMELGNDARDTTVQIRQTVKHVYEDVRQSIANLQSPAVVVDDSWLTAIHGAVNDLLQNSGVRAKLDWQLPEGVLSNKQLVELQSIIREALMNVRKYAQATEVQVISRQHGDEDFVCEIKDNGVGADPSQIDAKDRYGIRMMRDRAEQMGWLFDIKSAVGEGTTVRIQSGGEGNE, from the coding sequence ATGTCCTACAAATCTCTGAAATTTTTAATATTATGGATCCCTACTATTGTTGTTGGTTTATGGGAGTACGTCCGGCATGTCTTCCTGCTTCCGTATATTTCAATGGAGCTGGGCAACTTTCTGGCGCCGGCTCTTGTGTTTCTGTTTACGTTAACTTTATTGCGTGGACTGTTCGGCAAGCTGGAACAGACGCAGGAAGCTCTTCAACGGGAACGGGTGTCCAAGGCTTCCTTTCAGCAGCGTGAACAGCTGGCCCGCGAGCTTCATGACGGCATCTCTCAATCGTTATTCCTGCTCTCCGTTAAGCTGGATAAGCTGGAGCATATGGAGCTTGGCAATGATGCAAGGGATACGACTGTTCAAATCCGGCAGACGGTTAAGCATGTGTACGAGGATGTCCGGCAGTCGATCGCGAATCTGCAGTCTCCCGCAGTTGTCGTAGATGATTCGTGGCTGACCGCTATTCATGGCGCAGTGAACGATTTGTTGCAAAACAGCGGCGTTCGCGCAAAGCTCGATTGGCAGCTGCCGGAAGGCGTATTATCCAACAAACAGCTGGTCGAACTGCAGTCGATCATTCGGGAAGCGCTTATGAATGTCCGCAAATACGCGCAGGCGACCGAGGTTCAGGTCATTAGCCGGCAGCATGGCGATGAGGATTTTGTATGCGAAATAAAGGATAACGGGGTAGGGGCTGACCCTAGTCAGATAGACGCGAAGGACCGATACGGCATCCGTATGATGCGGGACCGCGCAGAGCAGATGGGCTGGCTGTTTGACATAAAAAGCGCGGTGGGAGAAGGAACAACGGTACGTATTCAATCCGGAGGTGAAGGGAATGAGTGA
- a CDS encoding response regulator: MSEANGHIRVFLVDDHPHGREGMREIIGADPEFMVVGEAASGEEAIARIDDVLPDLVLMDINMPGMGGLEATQQLKYLYPSLKIVMVTVSDDITHLFEAIKRGAQGYLFKNLSPSAWREYLRAVVDDEAPMSKEIAFRLLQEFTSAASNGIKPAKTGSKPGHAGDASAMTTPLTAREKDILERVVTGESNKEIAVAFGLSEHTVKNHLKNILQKLHLDNRVQLTRYAYEQGMLEK, from the coding sequence ATGAGTGAAGCAAACGGGCATATTCGCGTGTTTTTGGTGGATGATCATCCCCACGGAAGGGAAGGCATGCGGGAAATTATCGGAGCGGATCCGGAATTTATGGTGGTTGGCGAAGCGGCTAGCGGCGAAGAAGCAATTGCCCGAATCGATGATGTGCTGCCCGATCTGGTGCTGATGGACATCAACATGCCTGGCATGGGTGGATTGGAGGCGACGCAGCAGTTGAAATACCTCTATCCCTCCCTTAAGATTGTCATGGTGACCGTCTCCGACGACATTACCCATTTGTTCGAAGCGATCAAACGGGGAGCTCAAGGTTATCTGTTCAAAAATCTCTCTCCTTCCGCATGGAGAGAATATCTCCGGGCTGTTGTGGATGACGAAGCGCCGATGTCGAAGGAAATTGCCTTTAGGCTGCTGCAGGAGTTTACTTCGGCTGCCTCAAACGGGATAAAGCCGGCAAAGACCGGCTCCAAACCCGGCCATGCCGGTGATGCCTCGGCCATGACAACGCCGCTTACCGCGCGTGAGAAGGATATTCTTGAACGGGTCGTGACAGGAGAGTCGAATAAAGAAATTGCGGTTGCCTTCGGATTATCCGAGCATACGGTCAAGAACCATTTGAAAAATATTTTGCAGAAGCTGCATCTGGATAACCGCGTGCAGCTTACCCGGTATGCCTATGAGCAGGGGATGCTCGAAAAATAA
- the pheS gene encoding phenylalanine--tRNA ligase subunit alpha, with product MKERLEALRVEALQELQQVDNPQQLNDLRVKYLGKKGALTEILRGMGGLSAEERPVIGQVGNDVRAAIEGVIDEKQNAFLAAETENRLRAETIDVTLPGKALPTGAVHPLNKVAQEIEDVFVGLGYSIAEGPEVETDYFNFEALNLPKNHPARDMQDSFYITEDILMRTHTSPVQVRTMQQMNGKPIKVICPGKVYRRDDDDATHSFMFNQIEGLVVGPNIRMSDLKGTLLQFVQQMFGEQAQIRLRPSFFPFTEPSAEVDVTCVQCGGHGCRMCKQTGWLEILGCGMVHPRVLEMGGYDPKEVSGFAFGMGVERIALLKYGIDDIRHFYTNDQRFLSQFARM from the coding sequence ATGAAAGAACGTTTGGAAGCATTGCGCGTTGAAGCGCTGCAAGAGCTGCAGCAGGTTGATAATCCGCAGCAGCTGAATGATTTGCGTGTGAAGTACTTGGGTAAAAAAGGGGCGCTGACCGAGATTTTGCGCGGTATGGGCGGCCTCAGCGCGGAAGAGCGTCCGGTTATCGGGCAGGTGGGCAATGATGTTCGCGCCGCAATCGAAGGCGTAATCGACGAGAAGCAAAACGCATTCCTCGCTGCCGAGACGGAAAACCGTCTTCGCGCGGAGACGATTGACGTAACGCTGCCGGGCAAAGCTTTGCCGACAGGCGCGGTACATCCGTTGAACAAAGTTGCGCAGGAAATCGAAGACGTATTCGTAGGCTTGGGTTACTCCATTGCCGAAGGTCCCGAGGTAGAGACCGACTATTTCAACTTCGAAGCTCTTAACCTGCCGAAGAACCATCCTGCCCGCGATATGCAGGACTCGTTCTACATTACGGAAGACATTTTGATGCGCACGCATACGTCGCCGGTTCAGGTCCGTACGATGCAGCAAATGAACGGCAAACCAATCAAGGTTATTTGCCCGGGCAAAGTATACCGCCGCGATGATGACGATGCTACGCATTCGTTCATGTTCAATCAGATTGAAGGCCTTGTCGTTGGTCCTAACATTCGCATGAGCGACCTGAAGGGCACCCTGCTGCAGTTCGTACAGCAAATGTTCGGAGAGCAGGCGCAAATCCGTCTTCGCCCAAGCTTCTTCCCGTTCACGGAGCCAAGCGCGGAGGTTGACGTAACCTGCGTGCAGTGCGGCGGCCATGGCTGCCGGATGTGCAAGCAGACCGGCTGGCTTGAAATTCTCGGCTGCGGCATGGTGCATCCGCGCGTTCTCGAGATGGGCGGCTACGATCCGAAGGAAGTGAGCGGTTTTGCGTTCGGCATGGGCGTAGAACGTATCGCGCTTCTGAAATACGGCATCGACGATATCCGTCATTTCTACACGAACGATCAGCGGTTCTTAAGCCAATTCGCGAGAATGTAA
- the pheT gene encoding phenylalanine--tRNA ligase subunit beta — translation MKVSYQWLNKYIDLTGYTAEELAEKMTRGGIEIDSVESLNKGVSGVVVGYVKSREKHPDADKLSVCKIDVGTGEELQIVCGAKNVDAGQKVPVAMIGAKLPGDFAIKRAKLRGVESQGMICSAKELGINDKLLPKEQQEGILVLPESTPVGTPIGEVLGINDEVLELDLTPNRSDCLSMLGVAHEIGALTGREVRIPEPAVNHAADRADSHIAVSISAPEQCSHYSARYIKGVKIGPSPQWLQNRLIAAGVRPISNVVDVTNFVMLEYGQPLHAFDADAITTGRIDVRLAKQGEKIVTLDDQERTLEPQMLVITDGEKPVALAGVMGGASSEVNDKTVNILLESAKFDGGTVRKTSRQLGLRSESSIRFEKEVDPARVIPALNRAAALIAELADGLVAEGIVEAVVTKTEPAVVEVTLDKINGYLGTELSRLEVQTIFDRLHFSYRLSDANDQFAVTVPTRRGDITRDVDLIEEVARLFGYDNIPTTPIHGDVTPGGLTKPQTIRRELRRRLTDAGLYEVISYSFTGPSRTELFPELTGKDLKAVKLAMPMSEDRSVLRTTLIAQLIETATYNRNRKNESSAIFEIGSVFHTEEEQLTRLPEEKQRLAVLLTGNRVDAQWNRKAEPVDFYDAKGVLETVIDVLGLTSKVRYESAQPANFHPGRTAAVIVDTAHGPETIGYVGQLHPTLQHESDLADTYVVEVELGTLYGLADTAIEYKVLPRYPAMQRDIAVVLEQAVPAAKLTAIAWAVAGELLESVRVFDVFTGEKLGAGKKSVALSLVYRHADRTLTDEEVTELHGKVVAELEQSFAAELRK, via the coding sequence ATGAAAGTATCTTACCAATGGTTAAATAAATATATTGACTTGACAGGCTACACAGCCGAAGAGTTAGCCGAAAAAATGACGCGCGGCGGTATCGAGATCGACAGCGTGGAATCCTTGAATAAAGGGGTTTCCGGCGTTGTTGTCGGTTACGTAAAATCCCGCGAGAAGCATCCGGATGCCGATAAGCTTAGCGTTTGCAAGATCGATGTCGGTACAGGCGAAGAGCTGCAAATCGTATGCGGCGCGAAAAACGTGGACGCCGGCCAAAAGGTGCCGGTTGCGATGATCGGCGCGAAGCTGCCGGGAGATTTCGCAATCAAACGCGCGAAGCTGCGCGGCGTGGAATCGCAAGGCATGATCTGCTCGGCGAAGGAGCTTGGCATTAACGACAAGCTGCTGCCGAAAGAGCAGCAGGAGGGTATTCTCGTGCTTCCGGAATCGACTCCGGTTGGCACGCCAATCGGCGAAGTGCTTGGCATCAACGACGAGGTGCTTGAGCTGGATCTGACGCCTAACCGTTCGGACTGCCTCAGCATGCTGGGCGTTGCTCACGAGATTGGTGCTTTGACCGGCCGCGAAGTGCGCATCCCCGAACCAGCCGTTAACCATGCGGCAGACCGTGCGGACAGCCATATTGCCGTATCGATCAGCGCTCCGGAGCAATGCTCGCATTACAGCGCGCGTTACATCAAAGGCGTGAAGATTGGCCCATCCCCGCAATGGCTGCAAAACCGCCTGATCGCAGCGGGAGTCCGTCCGATCAGCAACGTGGTTGACGTAACAAACTTCGTGATGCTGGAATATGGCCAGCCGCTGCATGCTTTTGACGCGGATGCCATTACGACAGGCCGAATTGACGTTCGCTTGGCGAAGCAAGGCGAGAAGATCGTAACCCTGGATGACCAGGAACGTACGCTCGAGCCTCAAATGCTTGTTATTACGGATGGAGAGAAGCCTGTAGCCCTGGCTGGCGTCATGGGCGGAGCAAGCTCCGAAGTTAACGACAAGACGGTTAACATTTTGCTGGAGTCGGCGAAGTTCGACGGCGGTACTGTCCGCAAAACCTCCCGCCAGCTTGGCCTTCGTTCGGAATCGAGCATCCGCTTCGAGAAGGAAGTGGATCCGGCCCGCGTTATTCCGGCACTGAACCGCGCGGCTGCTCTTATTGCCGAGCTTGCCGACGGTCTTGTGGCGGAAGGAATCGTTGAAGCGGTAGTTACAAAAACGGAGCCTGCCGTTGTAGAAGTAACGCTGGACAAAATCAACGGTTACCTTGGAACGGAGCTGTCGCGTCTTGAGGTTCAGACAATTTTTGACCGTCTGCATTTCAGCTACCGTCTATCCGACGCCAATGACCAGTTCGCCGTAACGGTGCCGACGCGCCGCGGCGATATTACGCGCGATGTTGACTTGATTGAAGAAGTAGCCCGGTTGTTCGGCTATGACAATATTCCTACTACGCCAATTCACGGCGACGTGACGCCTGGCGGGCTGACCAAGCCGCAGACGATCCGCCGCGAGCTGCGCAGAAGATTGACCGATGCAGGTCTTTACGAAGTGATCAGCTATTCGTTCACGGGTCCTTCCCGCACCGAGCTGTTCCCTGAGCTGACCGGCAAGGATCTGAAAGCGGTGAAGCTGGCTATGCCAATGAGCGAGGACCGCAGCGTTCTCCGTACTACGCTGATTGCTCAGCTGATCGAAACAGCAACGTATAACCGCAACCGTAAAAATGAGTCTTCCGCTATTTTCGAAATCGGCAGCGTCTTCCATACGGAAGAAGAGCAGCTTACGCGTCTTCCGGAGGAGAAGCAGCGCCTTGCTGTATTGCTTACAGGCAACCGCGTAGACGCGCAGTGGAACCGCAAAGCCGAGCCGGTTGATTTTTACGATGCCAAAGGCGTTCTGGAAACCGTGATTGACGTTCTTGGTTTGACCTCGAAGGTTCGTTACGAATCGGCTCAGCCTGCGAACTTCCATCCTGGCAGAACGGCTGCGGTTATCGTGGATACCGCTCATGGACCGGAAACGATCGGTTACGTTGGCCAGCTGCATCCGACTTTGCAGCATGAAAGCGACCTTGCCGATACGTACGTAGTAGAGGTAGAACTGGGCACATTGTATGGGCTGGCTGATACCGCCATCGAATACAAGGTACTTCCGCGTTACCCTGCTATGCAGCGCGATATCGCCGTTGTGCTTGAACAGGCGGTTCCGGCAGCGAAGCTGACAGCAATTGCTTGGGCTGTTGCAGGCGAATTGCTGGAGTCCGTTCGAGTGTTCGACGTATTTACTGGAGAGAAGCTTGGAGCCGGCAAGAAAAGCGTTGCTTTGTCGCTCGTTTACCGTCATGCGGACCGTACGCTGACCGATGAAGAAGTGACCGAGCTGCACGGCAAAGTTGTTGCCGAGCTTGAACAATCTTTTGCCGCAGAATTAAGAAAGTAG